Proteins encoded within one genomic window of Lampris incognitus isolate fLamInc1 chromosome 1, fLamInc1.hap2, whole genome shotgun sequence:
- the si:dkey-98f17.5 gene encoding uncharacterized protein si:dkey-98f17.5, which translates to MSGRKPRSVANPLESGITSPSERILKECHSLYVDNENGLVKIANSLGVRLLPPRKKIIVMIMGNHSAGKSSFINWYVEEHIQKTGVAIETQGFTFITSGRKRESLTGNATLHLYPHFRPLLEFKGVTDYLSAEISTSKQKKFSLVTFVDTPGLVDGDMIYPFDVNSAITSFGEQADLIFVFFDPMGQALCKRTLNIVEKLSEKCGDKLLFYLSKADEAGKETDRQRVMMQIVQELCRRPGLNKCGFEMPTIYIPNPQKPSRCVNQIDGVCQTIEKTINQAVQKTLNQLEKDCNLICSTIDNRLAQDGADVSYNKSVRLHSFVCGVLGVFLPILFILSFILNTFSKQEQEELLGEGLARTLSVTAGIMVYLWDWIPEDGQVLFVIVFGAFCYFLVFLAKYFARQGNKTLTKKEKRSLAEYSDYIQDVVKDRKGKLYEWYLQQCAAEYDF; encoded by the exons ATGTCGGGCAGAAAGCCCCGGTCGGTGGCAAACCCTCTGGAGTCTGGGATCACCTCGCCGAGTGAGCGCATTTTGAAAGAATGCCACAGTTTGTACGTCGACAACGAAAACG GCCTTGTAAAGATTGCCAACAGCCTGGGTGTCCGGCTCCTACCTCCAAGGAAGAAGATCATTGTGATGATAATGGGAAACCATTCTGCAGGGAAAAGTTCCTTCATTAACTG GTATGTGGAAGAGCATATACAGAAGACAGGTGTTGCCATTGAAACGCAGGGATTTACCTTCATCACAAGTGGTCGTAAAAGAGAGTCATTGACG GGAAATGCAACACTACATCTCTACCCTCACTTTCGACCCCTCCTTGAATTTAAAG GTGTTACAGATTACCTGTCAGCTGAGATCTCTACCTCAAAGCAGAAGAAGTTCAGCCTGGTTACGTTTGTGGACACACCAGGTTTGGTGGACGGGGACATGATCTACCCCTTTGATGTCAACAGTGCCATCACCTCGTTTG GGGAACAGGCAGACCTGATCTTTGTGTTTTTCGACCCCATGGGCCAAGCATTGTGCAAGCGTACCCTGAACATAGTGGAGAAGCTGAGTGAGAAGTGCGGAGACAAGTTGTTGTTCTACCTCAGCAAGGCAGATGAGGCTGGGaaggaaacagacagacag AGGGTGATGATGCAGATAGTCCAGGAACTGTGTCGGCGTCCTGGTCTCAACAAATGTGGTTTTGAGATGCCTACAATATACATCCCCAACCCACAGAAG CCAAGCCGATGTGTGAATCAGATCGATGGGGTGTGTCAGACTATCGAGAAGACCATCAACCAGGCAGTTCAGAAGACCCTAAATCAGTTGGAGAAGGACTGTAACCTCATCTGTTCCACCATCGACAATAGACTAGCTCAGGATGG GGCTGACGTGAGTTATAACAAAAGTGTCCGTCTTCACTCCTTCGTGTGCGGGGTCCTGGGTGTATTCCTTCCTATCCTCTTTATCCTCAGCTTCATTTTGAACACCTTCTCCAAACAGGAACAAGAGGAGCTTTTGGGAGAAGGGCTGGCCAGGACCCTTTCGGTCACTGCA GGCATAATGGTGTATCTGTGGGACTGGATTCCAGAAGATGGACAAGTACTGTTTGTAATTGTTTTTGGTGCTTTTTGCTACTTCCTGGTATTTCTAGCCAAGTATTTTGCTCG CCAAGGGAATAAGACTCTGACTAAGAAGGAGAAGAGGAGCCTGGCAGAGTACAGTGATTATATTCAGGATGTCGTCAAAGACAGGAAg GGTAAATTGTACGAATGGTATCTCCAGCAATGTGCAGCTGAGTATGACTTCTAG
- the LOC130116926 gene encoding apoptosis-inducing factor 3, translating to MGGCFSKPKPVEVKVELSLLEKEKEVDGLSPNGKASPFAECRPNGALGHGSDEDSAPLCLYDKPRDYVEASVCHIKDLENGQMREVDLGSGRALLIKEHGEFSAIGHKCPHYGAPLVKGVVSKGHVRCPWHGACFNIATGDIEDFPGLDSLPTFQVRVEKDKVIIRANKQALQSQKRSKPMARCSAVINSSTGFTHVLIIGSGPAALVCAETLRQEGFTDRIVMCTMDKHPPYDRPKLSKSLESTAEQLRLRSLDFLQNHDIELLTEREAVAVDVKTRSVTFQDGVRMEYRKLFIATGSKPKPMNYKGKDVANVFHLRTPEDANSIARLANNKNAVIVGTSFVGMEVAAALTDKAHSVSIIGIESVPFKKALGEKVGKAIMKLFEANRVKFYMLNEVSEMIGHHGQLKEVVLKSGKVLRADVCVIGAGCVPATSFLKQSGVHMDSKGFITVNKMMQTNVDGVFAGGDVVMFPFPQRSNKKVNISHWQMAHVHGRVAALSMMGRATEVKTVPYFWSAMFGRSIRFAGYGDGFDDVIIQGDLDELKFVAFYTRSEEVVSVASMNYDPIVSRVAEVLGSGKTIKKRDVETGDISWLIDKGSQ from the exons ATGGGAGGATGCTTCTCCAAACCCAAACCAG TTGAAGTTAAAGTGGAGCTGTCTCTCCTggagaaagaaaaggaagtgGATGGGCTGTCACCTAATGGCAAGGCGAGCCCCTTTGCCGAGTGCAGACCCAACGGAGCCCTGGGACACGGCTCCGACGAAGACTCTGCCCCCCTTTGCCTCTACGACAAACCACGAGACTATGTGGAGGCCTCGGTCTGTCACATCAAAGATCTGGAAAATGGACA GATGCGGGAGGTCGACTTGGGAAGCGGCCGAGCTCTGCTTATCAAAGAACATGGAGAGTTTTCAGCCATCGGCCACAAGTGTCCACATTATGGGGCGCCTCTTGTCAAAG GTGTAGTGTCGAAGGGACATGTGCGCTGTCCCTGGCACGGTGCATGTTTCAACATCGCCACAGGAGACATTGAGGACTTTCCTGGGCTGGACAGCCTGCCAACCTTCCAG GTCAGAGTTGAAAAGGACAAAGTGATCATTCGTGCAAAcaagcag GCTCTTCAGTCACAGAAGAGGTCAAAACCCATGGCTCGGTGTTCAGCGGTCATTAACTCCAGCACAGGCTTCACCCATGTTCTCATCATCGGCTCAG GCCCAGCAGCTCTGGTGTGTGCAGAAACATTGAGGCAAGAGGGCTTCACTGATCGCATTGTCATGTGCACCATGGACAAACACCCGCCATATGACAGGCCTAAACTGAGTAAG TCCCTAGAAAGTACAGCAGAGCAGTTGAGATTGCGTTCATTGGACTTCCTCCAGAACCACGACATTGAGCTGCtcacagagagagag GCTGTGGCAGTAGATGTCAAAACACGGTCTGTGACCTTTCAAGACGGCGTAAGGATGGAGTACAGGAAGCTCTTTATTGCTACAGGAAGCAA ACCAAAACCAATGAACTACAAGGGCAAGGATGTCGCGAACGTGTTTCACCTCAGGACGCCTGAAGATGCCAATAGCATAGCAAGGCTTGCCAACAACAAGAATGCAGTAATTGTGGGAACTTCATTTGTTG GTATGGAGGTGGCTGCAGCTCTCACTGACAAGGCCCACTCCGTCTCCATCATCGGGATAGAATCGGTTCCATTTAAGAAGGCTCTTGGAGAGAAAGTAGGGAAAGCCATAATGAAG CTGTTTGAAGCAAACAGGGTGAAGTTCTACATGCTGAATGAGGTGTCAGAGATGATAGGCCATCATGGACAG CTGAAAGAAGTGGTGTTGAAAAGTGGAAAAGTCCTACGGGCAGATGTGTGTGTCATTGGAGCAG GATGTGTTCCTGCTACCAGCTTCCTGAAACAGAGTGGTGTTCACATGGACTCTAAGGGCTTCATCACTGTCAACAAG ATGATGCAGACAAATGTGGATGGCGTCTTTGCTGGAGGAGATGTGGTGATGTTTCCCTTCCCACAGCGTAGCAATAAGAAGGTGAACATCTCTCACTGGCAGATGGCCCACGTACATG GGAGGGTGGCAGCTCTCAGCATGATGGGCAGAGCCACCGAGGTCAAAACTGTGCCTTATTTCTGGTCAGCCATGTTTGGGAGAAGTATACGCTTTGCAG GCTATGGTGATGGGTTTGATGATGTCATTATACAAGGAGACCTGGATGAACTGAAATTTGTGGCGTTTTATACTAG GAGTGAGGAGGTGGTTTCTGTGGCCAGCATGAACTATGATCCTATTGTATCCCGTGTGGCAGAGGTCTTGGGATCTGGAAAGACGATTAAGAAACGAGATGTGGA GACAGGAGATATTTCTTGGTTGATTGACAAAGGCTCTCAATGA